The Vigna angularis cultivar LongXiaoDou No.4 chromosome 6, ASM1680809v1, whole genome shotgun sequence genome contains the following window.
TATGTCAAACCGTCATGGGATTTTTGAAACTTTCATGATGATTTCTAAGAAAATCAtcatcatttgttttttttttcaaaattttaacttcGTTGTATTTACAATATGTTATTGTGTATATGTTAGAGAACGATAAAGTTCGTAAATCAACATTGTTGATGATACATTTTGCACTAGTAAATTATTTACTAAGTGATATAGACTCTTTCTATACtagtattataataatattaagatatttaagtttgagactaaattttatattaaataaaaaaaatggagtaatatacaaaaaaaattcataaacataTAATCAGAGTTTTAGATTTAATCTTAGAGTTTTATATTGAAGGAAGTATTTTATGATTTATGTATTAAAGACTTCAAATGTATCATTATATATGTAGTTTACGAAATGCTTATTCGAGTATGTATGTACATGGAAAAGAAATGTAACTATGTGTAAAAAATCCATTAAAAGTGTTAAAcagatttaaagaaaatagaCCAAAAAAAATGACACAAAAGCAAAGAGGGTTGGAACAGGTAAAGCAAGAAGAAGACATAGGGCACATCAAAAGCAATGGAAGCAGTTAAATTAGTACGGAGTACAGAGATCACGTCTTTAACTTTTTACTCGTTTATCAATGGCCTTTGAGCAATGATAATAATAGCTACACCAAACagacctttatttatttaataataaaattattattttttctatgtgGGGATCCAAAATAATGCTTGCTTGCGTGAATAGGCAATTGCTGGTTGGGTTGGTTGTCATGGGATACATACAAAAGCATCATATTCCCTACCcaaacttttgttctttttattttatttttgtgagttTAAAGTTGTTTGAGGCAgtatttttgttgtgttgtggTCCTTGCTTCAGTtgataacatatattatattattgaaatgATGGAATGCGATATTCATGAACCCAAAGAAGGCAAAAATGGAGATGACAATGATCAATGATTGATTGATACGTAGGCAAGCATTTTGAGCTCCCTAGATTTTCCATCCTCTACATTATTAACGacttaaaatagttttaaatcgGAGAAACCAAAACTGAAAATTCatcctaaaagaaaaaaacatttggGGTGtggaaagaaaaagatgaggACAAAACACAGGACTGGTGTCTGAGGAAGGTTGATATAAATGTTTAGGCATAAGATGGTGCAGAAGTTAGCAATTGGATGGAATAGATTATCTGACGATGACAATTACCTAAGTTTAAGATATTGAAAACTAGGGTTATCTGAATTGATATTTGATAGCGAAGTTTAGAGGAAACAAAGGGTTTGATTAGGGTTTTGGAGGGTATTCGAGAAGGGAAAGCATTTTGGATGCTTTGTGATATGAATGAACAGTATTAGCAGCAGAACTTGACCTTATTTATTAATGGAAGGGACCCGTTTGGTTTTCTCTCTCAGATGTTGTCTTCAACATCAGAATGGAAATTCTTTCACACGAATAACAAAGCACTGCacaatttcttcttttacaAAGTCTCCATCTTATGATCTTCCCTCTGTCATCAGTCAAACTTCCTCcgcttattattattattattgcacCCAATTCCACTTCAACTTCTCAGCCTTTGCTTTTCTAACCAAATTTCACTAACTCATTTTCCTCAGGATAATGTCATTGATGCAAAATCAACTTCTTTTAGGTTTACAGAAAAAGAGGATAACTAAagatacaaaagaaaatatttttttaacaacttttttttgatattttttttacaaggtAATTTATGAttgattcattttaaatatataaaccaataaaatatagtaaCACATAGtttattatcaaaaaattattaaaaaaattgttataatataaaaaaccaataaaacataaaaaattaacgtcATTTTCAACTTAAACGGTTAAGACaataaattaatacatttttatttttagatgatactttattttgttatttttattttatgtataacttaaattcatatttaaattgaaattctaACATATAGAAGTTGAAATGCTAacatattttgttataatttaagATTTAGACTTTGAActggtttaaaattttaactgaAGATAGAAAAGCTTGTGTAaagatatttaagaaaataatcattttttacACTTTAAATGTATtagtttgaatttattttataatagacATAATAAGAGTGCGTTTAGTTTTGTTTTGGAACTTGTCTTGTAATTTTTTGGTCCTAAGTTTGATTAATctgtgatttttgttttttatttttaatatattttttgatatgATGATAAATGATagatgtattttaaaatatttgtatagtTAAGACGTTATGCTACATATTAATACCTAAAatgactttttaattttttaaaaattttaatcgagataatttatataaaaagatataCGTTCTTCAATATGGAGTAAATAAATCAGGAAAGCATTTCACTAACATTTATTTAAGTTAGCTTTTAAATCATTAtcactaaattttattaattttatatggtATATATATAGGTGATGGgatcattataaaaattttaacgtcattataaattttaaatatgtagaAGTATAAAGTGATGAATTTTAAGATAGCTAGTATGACacataaacatatatatgtAGAAGTATAAAGTGATGAATTTAGGAAAAAATGTGTATATTGAGATGTGGATGTTGGTTGTGAAGTGTGTAGAAGGagaaattgtttatatttattttggtatataatgataataatagtgTAATTAATTAATGGATTTCCATGATTAATTATCAATGCAGAAGATTAGATAATGGAGATGATTTATGGGAACACGTCATGTTTCCATCTGTAAGAAATGCAACCAATCCATGGAAGAGAGCGTCACAATCAGAAGCCATATTCACCAAAATTTCAATCCAAGTGGCCACAGTTAGTGTCTTTATATTGCTTCAAATTGAAATGAACCactcttctctctaagaaagaCTACATGATAATGAGATTAAAAGTAGTGGACACATATATCTGTCTCTACCATTTTTGGCAAGAAAAACTAGATGGGAATGGGATTAAAATCATCTCTCTCATTTCTCAACAATTATATATCTTTCTCTGTTTAcctttttagtttaaaattaaatacttcaTCAAAtccaattattataaataaaataggtttaagTTACtcatacatttttataaatgactctatattagattttatttcagattttttattttttaattaagtgtctaattttttaattgaccGAATGACGTACATGAGtgttattttatcatattatcttgtttatttttatttacatattaaaaaaaattaaaaataacgttttataattaatataaaatgataattattaatataaaataataaataatttttaattttttattaaaaatgttttgtataataatatgtatatgaatgattatgacAATCAATATCCATTGGTCGTAATTACCGTTACATGGAAAACGTTAAAAAGTATGACCATATGATTATCTAATATGTTTTTAACTAAAgtaataatattcattttttgttttatattataaaaatattgtttttcattaatcaaaaaaatttcttaacaaTGAGACAACTAACTAAGtagatgatgaaataaaatggCAATCACGtcactcaattaaaaaaataaaactaatttaatagtataaaaatttaaatactaaataaaaaaatgtaatataaaatactcagatttacaataaaattataactttctTTAACATACCTATTTCAAAATCACGAATGCAAATCATTTGATCTATTTCCTCCTGTTGTgctacaaataaatatttacagtgtactttcttttatctattatatatatatatatatatatatatatatatatatatatatatatatatatatatatatatatataatgatataattttgaattagtttTTCAGGTATATATTATAGTTTTCTCTTTATTATGATAGCGTTGGGATAATTATTAGTGTTTCCATTAGTGTAAATGGTGTTTCTGtaattataaaatgtgtttaattttttttgttgccTAAAAGTCTAAAGTTGTTTAGGTTTTTTacctttcttattttatttaaacgcCTCCATAACAACGGAACGTGATAAAAGTTTATTTCTATTAGTTTTAAATATGTGCAGTTGTTAATATTCACAAGAATCCGTTGTAGTCTAGTTGGTCAGGATATTCGGCTCTCACCCGAAAGACCCGGGTTCAAGTCCCGGCAAcggaatttttatatttttgcacACTATTTCTTTAAACGATACACTCCAAAAACTCTATCATGATATTCATCTCAAGATTTTCTCAACACCTTATCCATGACTACATAGTTGCATAAGATATATCTAAGCTAACAGttggtaaaattaaaaacaaaattacaatgaAAAGTCACTTTATATTTTTGAACACTTTCTTTAAACGATACACTCCAAAAACTCTATCATAATATTCATCTCAAGATTTTCTCAACACCTTATCCATGAGTACATAGTTGCATAAGATATATCTAAGCTAACAGttggtaaaattaaaaacaaaattacaatgaAAAGTCACTGAAAAGTAAAGCTATTTTGTAAAGAAGGTACAGAGCATGAAGGAAACTTGtttgaaacattattttgaaacaCAAAATCCAACTGAGCTATCATCTCCCAGAGAAACAGGTTGAAGGTGTGACATAAATTCTGAATGCTGGTAGCCATCAGACATGAACTAGTTCATCATGACTCCAATGTTCCATTTGAGTGCTCCTCACCTGCAAAATTGGAGGTTCCATTTGGCAACCGATTCATGCTGTTTGTAGAATAATTTGAAGATGGTGAGTGTGCAGAAAGAGGACTGCTTCGTGAATACCGGTTCTGAGCAACTGTGCTGCTCCTTGTTACTTTCAGACGAGCCTTCCTACCCTGAATGAAGCATGCAAGCATTTCCATGGTAGGAAAATGACATGTGAGAAAACCACAAGGCTCAAATGCATGCATGTTTGGAGATTAAAAAGCCAAAATTTCAAAGTGGTTTAATTCGGGTACATGGATTAACCGATAAAAGCTGTTCTTTTTAGTTTCTGATTACTCTAAAAAGCTGAAATAAATGAATGGAAAACTAAAACATTAGAGGAAATAATTTCATTGtagaagataaaagaataaCCTTCCCCATGCACTTCTCCAAATGAGGAGCAAATCTTCCAGCCATGATAGATCGACCACAATTCATGCactgaaatatttcatttgcaACAGGAGGATGGGTTTGTCCGAATATGTCAACCACATACTTGCCATTTGCGTCATTACTATTACTAGGATCAGCCACCCTAACTCTGGCTTGTGCTGACAGCTTcaattcttcatcttcttcttccaaattAGAATCAAGTCCAAGCCTTGCTACTCTGTGACACTCTGATGCCACATCAACTATGATGGAATCAAGGAGATCCAAGAAAAAGTGAGATGAAAGCTGCAAAACATCCCAATATAagcaaataatcataaatatatatatatatatatatatatatatatatatatatatatatatatatataatagaaaaacacATGTATTACTTTAAATGCTTCAATTCACTGAGACATGAGTAACTACTTTAGGCTCATGCATGTGAGAGTTAATccacaataaaaagaaatacaagaaTGATTACGGTATTCTACTAAGACTAGTATCTAACTCCATTTAgtgtatttgatttttttaaggaAACAAATAAGGGATGAAGAGTGGCATTTATGAATTCCTCCATCCTTATTCTAAAAGAAAGATATTATGTAAGACACAAGGGTTCGATGTTGATGATAGACTCCCCACTTCATGCATATCATCGTTCTctggaaaagaaaacaaaaaacaattgaTGATTTTTAAGGGGAATTCTGATGCACAGGGTCAGAAACCATGCTCTGCAGCCAATGTAACAAACATGaaacaatttgatgaattcaCAATTCTTCTTGCTTTATTAGACTATTGCTCTCATCTACATAAAACACCAGTTGTTTTTTGAATCCAAAgttctttctttcattcaattattGATCTTAAtgtcatcttcatcttcctcttcattgTTGATCATAACCACAAGGGAAAATGCACCATTCTTGGGTATGTTATGTTTCAACATTATATTTTCAGCAGTTAATTTTAGAAGGGAAATAAAGAACAGGAAAAGAACATCGAACGCAAAGTCatagatatataaattagttaatGAAAGACAAATGGAGCTTAACCATTGacattttctcttttgaaaGGGATTCCTAAATTTATAACTACCAGTACAATCCCAAATCTTTTTAGGAGAATGTAAACTGAAAGTTGAAATGTACTCAAACATTGTTTGCAACAAAAGTTAGTTGGACAGCCAAATGTGCTAGGAATTTGAATcaaaatctattatttaattattgttgcAACCATAAAGCACGTTTAATCAGAATTGAAGAGCACACCTGGGAATGTGGCGACAAGTCTTCCTCCTTAGGAACAGACATGAGTCTTGAACAAGGCTTTTCGATCCTAATTTACACCAATTACTGGTGAAAGTCAAAGGACTACAAAAACTTTGAGGAAGTATAAAATGAATAAGACAAGAACTAAAGAaccaaaataataacaaaaggaAACAATATTACATCTGCGTGACTGGAACCTATTGTTAAtagttaatttgattttgatcttTCAAAATATGTCAAGACATCATTCAAAAACCTTTAAAGACAGCAAGACATTGTACATGCTTAAGAAGGCATGGTTTGGTCATGAAACAAGTGATAAAAATTTCATAGTGTAAAGTTCAACCAGCAGACTCTCcgaaaataatattcatgatggaaataagaaaattcaaccggttaaaagaaaaagttgtgaCTTCAGGAATCATATTGAATGTATTACGTGGGTATAATCAATGAGGATAAAAAAACGAAACAAGGATTACTCCAAGTAATTAGAGTGTCAAGTGATTGACAATTTGTATCCAAATTTACAATAAGATAGTCATAAACTTTCATCATCATTCTAAGTGTCTACATACACAAAAGGTGGTGGAGGATTTAATTCAACACTGACTACAAAATACAGTTTAACCATAACCCTGTAACATGTTTATCATATACATTCTACACCCTTTGTCTCAATTTCAGCCAAGGTCTCTGTATTATCTTTTTCCCCTTTCATTATTCAGAGGTAGAATGACCTATCAATTTTCAGTTTCACATAAATATTCAttcaaaaacttaaaatccacatgtcttgaaattctcctgaatcatataattttagtttGGATCTAACTCAATTCTACAAGATGAACTTTTAAGCAAAAGGTTGgctcttatatattttaatttgaaatattactacttgatattgaattttaaacatCCCCCTTTTATGAACATTCGGAATATAATGCTTGTAGGACGGGACAAGTATAGATTATCTGTTAAGAGGTGGTTTGATAGACTCAACAACAATTGCTTTGACAAACTCTCATATCAtcttagaatttaaatttaagtataactTATCCTTTCAAAAAGGGTTCGCAAGTGAGTGTTAACCTCCACTACATTAATTTGTGTATATGATTAATGTGGAATCTGTAACACTGATCTCCataataaacaagaaaaaaaaatgagcaACTTAATCATTCTCAACCTAAACTTCAACAATGACAAATGGAGAAATATCTTGCAATCTCTCTGATCCAATGTAATTTCAATTCACTTAATATATTCCATTTCTTTTTTCACTTTCCTTATGGGACAGAAAGAGGCCAGCTATTTCAATATCTCAACTAGACAGATTTTTCTTTCACTGCAAATGCATGAAAGAACATATCCTCCACTTTTAATCTCTGATGTCTAGTTCAACCCCTACACACACACTCACAATTTTAACATCTAAATCATAAATTGGCCCTTGCTTCTTGACATGGAGGTGGCAATTACTCTACAACAACCAAAGTGATGCATAATTGATCATAACAAcaattgaaaagagaaaaaccaaTTACCCTCGTAGCAAAGATAACTAACTGACACCAATCTCCGCCAAAGTGTTCCCAAAATCCAGAGgacaattatttatacattcaAGAAATTTCCAGAAACCCATTAAAAGGAAATGGTTAAGTGAACtgaaaaaagtataaaagatttcaaagaaacaaaaagggaAGAGCGTAACATGaacagagagaaaaaagaatagAGCTTGTTGTGGCAGATGAAGTAAAGTTTGAACCTTTAAGAtcgtgagagagagagagatcaCGAGGAATCGTCAAAAGGAGAAGCGAGGGCTAACGGTGATTCACAGTGCCAACCCCTCAACTGGGGCACTCAATGGGTACAATTTCCAAAGTCAAAAAGTTTTGGgctagaaaataaattttaaaagtacattatatatttagtccctcaaatattattatttgttccGCTTGTCTGAGAcggtggattttttttttcactgaaaaattaaaaaaaaaagttaacaaaccaaccttacatttttttttaattcaccATTTTTCCTGACATTCTAAATATCTCactgtttattttaattttcgtCACCTAATTACTCTTTCACTCCGTTGTTTTCTTTCTCGCATCATTAgtgaaattatataaacaatttttatcttttttaatccGAAGTATTCGTCAGCTTAAAGGAGAATTATTTCCTTTAGTTTGTATTgaaatacttataaaataatttaacagaAAAAGTGGTATAAGTGAGATGAAATAtgaatattgtattattaaatgataaaatttttaaaaaaacaaatttaactacttcaattttatttcagaaaaaagttatcatttttttataaaaaaaacctttaatttggcattttttttagaattttgagaaatttgttaATGCTTTTAAAGATTAAAGTTCATTATAAGGATTTGAGTGTAAAATAAAGCAATTCCGTCTAATTAGAAATTCTTTCTAaggaagtttttcttttttcttgaattagtttagagaatttttggatgcatgTAGGATAATGGAATCTTGCATATGTTTTTTCTAGGAAAAAGATTAAACTCTTTCTCTTATATCTCTTATCTCTCTGTcgcttttttattttagggtaaTGATTTTTAGTAACTTAAGTTTGAGACAACTAGAAATCTCACATTGTTAGAAGTCATACATCGATTAAAGATAATGTCAATTcatatatagtatataagtgagtacaAACATTACTTTACAAGTCGGTTTTCTAGAgttttgcatccacttatatattataaattgactttatctctagtcgatgtgagacttccaaaaAGTCTTACAAGGTAAAGGAAGCTATTTATGTTTCTGGTAGTTCTTAGGGTAGATGAATTGAGTGTGGGATTGATGTGGTCactatatgttaattttatttaggttAGATGTGTTTAATTGAATTTGGTAAAGGAAGTTATTTATGTTTCTAGTAGTTCTTAGGGTAGATGAATTAAATGTGGGATTGATGTGGTCAccatatgttaattttatttaggtttAGATGTGTTTAATTGAATTCTGTATGATTGATTGTATCATGGTATGTTGAGTAGtgaaattaaagatatttaaattaggTCAAATTAGTTTAGTTTGATACTATAGAACTAAATATATAGATTAGacataaaaaataagagaaaaactCACTTTGAACAATTTTGTCCCATTGAAATGTCTTGGTGAGTTTTTTAATTATGCAGATTCAatttgttagaagtggactttaaacctaactcagtTCCacactcatttatatattataaattgactttatctttctctagtcgatgtgggacttccaacacacccccctTATGGCGAGGTATAGACTACATCTtgagcgtgagactagacattaatgggtggtccgataacggatGGAACAACATGcccaacaaataacaaatattgcTAGGATATGCCctaatatcatgttaagaagtgaactttaagcttaaatcaaccccacaaaatcgtcTTGCAAAgggaggtttgcacccacttatatattataaattgaccttatttcTCTAGTCGATGTAGAACTTCCAATAAGACTTCCAGCACACTTAATATAACATTTGAGAAGATGGTCATTGAGTGAGTCAAAACTCCCTACACGAGTTTTTAAGTAAAACTTCTAATGGTTTGGTTGTTGAACAAGTTAATTCCTCattgaaaaaaattcatttaattgaaaaattgagaGAATTAGTTGTTGGATGGGCGAAGTTTCATTGGGTGAgctattttgataaaaaaaaattgttggtCGTTGAATGAACCATTTTCCTTATTGGATTAACTTGTTAAAGAGATGGGTCATTAGGCAATCTTGATGTAAAAAGACAATGTTTCAAAACTATTTGAAAACATTTATCCTATCACATGAGTGAATTAAGTTACTCTTAATATAACTTTGTTGTAACAACAACTCAACTTAGTGTAAATCTTCAATTTCAACGCATGAGTCTCTTGGAAGTAAAGTAAAGTGTTTATTGAATTATATCTCTTAAAATAAAGGGAAATGATATTTGAACAACAagttttgacaacattttgacatgGGACAGGTGTCAAAATGCTAGTGGTCCATGTGAAAAatggttttaaaatttaaaatgacgTGGAAAGAGAGTTCGCAGAAGGGGTTTGAAGTTTCGGGGTTTCATTTCCACTTTTCACATTTTGAATTTGGGACATTgatagagagagaagagaagcttGAGAGAGAGCCGAACCCTAGAGAGAGAGTTCGTTTTtcctccgacccagccacgaGTGCCGCCGGAGTTCCGACGTTCGGTCGGCTTAGGGACAACCTAGAATGCTGTCGTCTTTCTTCCACCCAGCCACCCAGTTCCGTTAGAGAGCCGCCGCAGCTCCGGCGTTCGTAGGCGAAACGAAGACGGTATCATCttccctccgacccagccaccCATCGACGCGTTTTGAGTCTCGAATCCTCCCACCCGCTTCCTTCACTGTAGCGTAGCGGTGCGTTGCTCGCTGGAGTGCCACCGGTGGAACTATTCGCGAACCCTATTCGCAATCCAACTTCAGAACATGATATCTTTGCAAGCTCTTTTCTTGCTTATACAATGTTTGCTTGGTAAGTTCTTGTTAATTTaagttgatgatattttatGGACTTGCAATGAATTGCACTTAAAAGATTGATCATTATGATCTTCAAATTTCTTGTTAACATCATAATGatcaatgttttaaatgtttgcACTACAGTCCCCACTAAATTTGGATGTGATTATTTATGAAATCTTGTATGTACAAGGTTCTATGTagaaataatgattaaaataaattgggTTAAGTGCCAATGAATGAATCAACATGAGTTAGATGTCCATTAAGTTTGAAGAAAAAACCTTTGCCTGAAATAATAATTGGTTCCACATCACTTTTTAGTTGAAAAAATGATGTGAAATAAATTAGTCACTCCAAAATAAGTGTCATATTCATAGTTGACCTGCCTGTGTAAAACTTTTGCCTAAAGTACCCACTTAATTTGCCTttgctaccattgttgtttTTGCACTATGAATTTTACTAGATATGGTTCCTTCACCATGGAATTGTATATGAATGGCATAATAATTGGTTCCACATCCCTTTTTAGTTGAAAAAATGATGTGAAATAAATTAGTCACTCCAAAATAAGTGTCATATTCATAGTTGACCTGCCTGTGTAAAACTTTTGCCTAAAGTACCCACTTAATTTGCCTttgctaccattgttgtttCTGCACTATGAATTTTACTAGATATGGTTCCTTCGCCATGGAATTGTATATGAATGGCATAATAATTGGTTCCACATCCCTTTTTAGTTGAAAAAATGATGTGAAATAAATTAGTCTCTTCAAAATAAGTGTCATATTCATAGTTGACCTGCCTGTGTAAAACTTTTGCCTAAAGTACCCACTTAATTTGCATttgctaccattgttgtttCTGCACTATGAATTTTACTAGATATGGTTCCTTCACCATGGAATTGTATATGAATGGCATAATAATTGGTTCCACATCCCTTTTTAGTTGAAAAAATGATGTGAAATAAATTAGTCTCTTCAAAATAAGTGTCATATTCATAGTTGACCTGCCTGTGTAAAACTTTTGCCTAAAGTACCCACTTAATTTGCATttgctaccattgttgtttCTGCACTATGAATTTTACTAGATATGGTTCCTTCGCCATGGAATTCTATATGAATGGCATAATAATTGATTTCACATCACTTTAAGTtcaaaaaatgatgagaaataaattaggcactccaaaatgaCTGTAATATTCATAGTTGACCTGCCTGTGCAAAACCTTTAcctgaagtacccacttattttgcctttgctaccattgttgtttCTGAACCATGAATT
Protein-coding sequences here:
- the LOC108341015 gene encoding SAGA-associated factor 11 isoform X2, whose translation is MSVPKEEDLSPHSQLSSHFFLDLLDSIIVDVASECHRVARLGLDSNLEEEDEELKLSAQARVRVADPSNSNDANGKYVVDIFGQTHPPVANEIFQCMNCGRSIMAGRFAPHLEKCMGKGRKARLKVTRSSTVAQNR
- the LOC108341015 gene encoding SAGA-associated factor 11 isoform X1 codes for the protein MSVPKEEDLSPHSQLSSHFFLDLLDSIIVDVASECHRVARLGLDSNLEEEDEELKLSAQARVRVADPSNSNDANGKYVVDIFGQTHPPVANEIFQCMNCGRSIMAGRFAPHLEKCMGKGRKARLKVTRSSTVAQNRYSRSSPLSAHSPSSNYSTNSMNRLPNGTSNFAGEEHSNGTLES